A single Phoenix dactylifera cultivar Barhee BC4 chromosome 1, palm_55x_up_171113_PBpolish2nd_filt_p, whole genome shotgun sequence DNA region contains:
- the LOC103704414 gene encoding RING-H2 finger protein ATL72-like translates to MEGQSRRLVIHAPAGPVAGPALSKPKAAAEPGGSFTSFDANVIMVLAVFLCAVICALVVNGVVRCILRLTNRAWVGPEPPGALDRPAPTRVGRKEALMALPTLVYSAGLGLPLAGSDCAICLSEFLPGERVRVLPKCNHGFHVRCIDRWLASRSSCPMCRQGLFGSCPVIFGCREVGLTGRTQPAVVPVDPEQGFPVGYRVDS, encoded by the coding sequence ATGGAGGGACAATCTAGGAGGCTGGTAATCCACGCTCCGGCCGGTCCGGTGGCCGGTCCGGCGTTGTCCAAACCCAAAGCTGCGGCCGAGCCGGGCGGCTCCTTCACCTCGTTCGATGCCAATGTCATCATGGTTCTGGCTGTCTTCCTCTGCGCCGTGATATGCGCGCTCGTCGTCAACGGCGTCGTCCGGTGCATCCTCCGGCTGACGAACCGGGCTTGGGTCGGGCCCGAGCCACCTGGCGCGTTGGACCGGCCGGCCCCAACCCGGGTTGGCAGGAAGGAGGCCTTGATGGCATTGCCAACTTTGGTCTACTCGGCCGGGCTCGGGCTGCCACTTGCCGGCTCCGACTGCGCCATATGCCTCTCCGAGTTCCTGCCCGGCGAGCGCGTCCGGGTGCTCCCCAAGTGCAACCATGGCTTCCACGTCCGGTGCATCGACCGGTGGCTCGCGTCCCGGTCGTCGTGTCCGATGTGCCGGCAGGGCCTGTTCGGCTCGTGCCCGGTGATCTTTGGGTGCAGGGAAGTGGGCCTGACCGGACGAACTCAGCCGGCCGTGGTGCCAGTGGACCCGGAACAGGGTTTCCCGGTTGGGTACAGGGTAGATTCCTAG